The proteins below are encoded in one region of Sporosarcina sp. FSL K6-1508:
- a CDS encoding peroxiredoxin, which translates to MNNRMVGKQAPDFTLDAVLADKSFGKVSLQENMKNDKWTVLFFYPMDFTFVCPTEITAMSDRYDEFEDLDAEIIGLSTDTIHTHLAWINTDRKDNGLEQLKYPLAADTNHQVSRDYGVLIEEEGVALRGLFIINPEGELQYQTVFHNNIGRDVDETLRVLQALQTGGLCPANWRPGQKTL; encoded by the coding sequence ATGAATAATCGTATGGTAGGTAAGCAAGCACCAGATTTCACACTGGATGCAGTGCTAGCAGATAAGTCTTTTGGTAAAGTAAGTCTTCAAGAAAATATGAAAAACGATAAATGGACAGTATTATTCTTCTATCCAATGGACTTTACATTTGTATGTCCGACAGAAATCACAGCAATGTCTGACCGTTATGATGAATTCGAAGACCTAGATGCAGAAATTATCGGTCTTTCTACAGATACAATTCACACTCACCTTGCATGGATCAACACAGACCGTAAAGATAATGGTCTTGAGCAGTTGAAATACCCACTTGCGGCAGATACAAACCACCAAGTATCACGTGACTACGGTGTTTTAATTGAAGAAGAAGGTGTTGCACTACGCGGCCTATTCATCATCAACCCTGAAGGTGAACTTCAATACCAAACAGTATTCCATAACAATATTGGTCGTGACGTAGACGAAACGTTGCGTGTGCTTCAAGCTCTTCAAACTGGCGGACTTTGCCCGGCTAACTGGAGACCA
- a CDS encoding helix-turn-helix domain-containing protein: MEIGSKIKSLRLKKGLTQEELGERTDLTKGHISQLERNLNSPSIETLFALLEVLGTTPKEFFDEPKKNVEIVYSTDDQTIYTDDEMKYSIRWLVPRSNENDMEPVHITFHEQGEFKKFEPSLAETFIYVLKGKIAIAIGDTQHFASRGDAVYYDASEPHCLSNARNGISEILLVATESYL, translated from the coding sequence ATGGAGATTGGAAGTAAGATTAAAAGCCTTCGTTTAAAAAAAGGGCTCACACAGGAGGAGCTTGGAGAGCGGACAGATTTAACGAAAGGGCATATTTCACAGTTGGAACGAAATTTGAATTCCCCTTCAATTGAAACACTTTTTGCATTATTGGAAGTGTTAGGAACGACACCAAAAGAATTTTTTGACGAACCTAAAAAAAATGTAGAAATAGTGTACTCGACTGATGACCAGACAATCTATACGGATGATGAGATGAAATATAGCATCCGTTGGTTAGTGCCCCGATCCAATGAAAATGATATGGAACCTGTTCATATTACATTTCACGAACAAGGCGAATTTAAAAAGTTTGAGCCCTCTCTTGCAGAGACATTCATCTATGTTTTAAAAGGAAAAATTGCAATTGCAATCGGCGATACTCAACATTTCGCTTCACGAGGAGACGCAGTCTATTATGATGCTTCCGAGCCTCACTGTTTATCAAACGCACGCAATGGAATAAGCGAAATTCTACTTGTTGCCACAGAATCTTACTTATAA
- a CDS encoding ABC transporter ATP-binding protein, whose product MTTQPIIRFENVTKKYNNDTTVLNGVSFEMERGKFYTLLGPSGCGKTTILRLIAGFIEPTDGTIFFNGKKINNVPANERQVNTVFQDYALFPHLNVFENVAFGLRIKKVKQDEVKRRVIEALKFVNLEGYETREISEMSGGQRQRVAIARAIINDPEIILLDEPLSALDLKLRSEMQYELRELQQRLGKTFVFVTHDQEEALAMSDEIFVMNTGEIQQSGTPLDIYDEPINRFVADFIGESNIVPGMMIEDFVVQFTGKTFECVDKGLNPNEKVDVVIRPEDLELTTVDKGKLNVTVDTQLFRGVHYELSTYDTDGNEWLVHSTKKAEVGVTVGLDFNPEDIHVMRLNESEEEFDARLEAYGVMDYEQ is encoded by the coding sequence ATGACAACTCAGCCGATTATTCGCTTTGAAAATGTTACAAAAAAATATAACAATGATACGACTGTACTGAATGGTGTTTCTTTTGAAATGGAACGCGGTAAATTTTACACATTACTTGGTCCTTCAGGATGCGGTAAAACGACCATCCTTCGTCTCATCGCCGGTTTTATTGAACCGACGGACGGCACAATTTTCTTTAATGGAAAAAAAATTAATAATGTGCCTGCCAATGAACGCCAAGTTAACACAGTTTTTCAAGACTATGCGTTATTTCCACATTTAAATGTCTTTGAAAATGTTGCATTCGGCTTGCGTATAAAAAAGGTAAAACAAGACGAAGTCAAGCGCCGAGTCATTGAAGCATTGAAGTTCGTCAATCTTGAAGGATACGAAACACGGGAGATTTCAGAAATGTCGGGTGGTCAGCGTCAACGAGTCGCCATTGCACGCGCCATTATCAATGATCCGGAAATCATTTTGCTCGACGAACCGCTTTCAGCACTCGATTTGAAATTGCGTTCCGAAATGCAATACGAGCTACGGGAATTACAACAGCGCCTTGGCAAAACATTTGTTTTTGTCACACACGACCAAGAAGAAGCGCTTGCAATGTCTGATGAAATTTTCGTTATGAACACTGGAGAGATCCAGCAATCAGGCACTCCACTGGATATCTATGACGAACCTATCAACCGTTTTGTCGCTGATTTCATCGGTGAATCCAATATCGTTCCAGGCATGATGATTGAAGACTTTGTTGTCCAATTTACTGGAAAAACATTCGAATGCGTTGACAAAGGCCTAAATCCTAATGAGAAAGTCGATGTCGTCATCCGTCCTGAAGATTTAGAACTTACAACAGTCGATAAAGGAAAATTGAACGTTACTGTTGATACTCAATTATTCCGCGGCGTTCATTATGAGTTATCCACTTACGATACAGATGGAAATGAATGGCTTGTTCATTCAACTAAAAAAGCAGAAGTCGGTGTAACAGTTGGACTTGATTTTAATCCAGAAGACATTCACGTTATGCGCTTGAACGAATCTGAAGAAGAATTCGATGCTAGACTTGAAGCCTATGGGGTAATGGATTATGAACAATAA
- a CDS encoding ABC transporter permease produces the protein MNNKPLRPLYTIPYAAWILLFVIAPIALIIYYSFFDLAGHFTFDNYKNFFSSVYLKLTISSFWYAFLITLFTLLFSYPTAYFLTKTKHKQLWLLLIIIPSWINLLLKTYAFIGLFGLYGPINALLETMGIGKQQILFTDFSFVFVSVYIFIPFMILPIFNSLDKLNPALIDASRDLGANSWTTFRRVIWPLTLNGVKSGIQVVFIPALSLFMITRLIAGNKVITLGTAIEQQFLVTQNWGMGSTIAVFLILFMFIIMLITSSNDRGTTINGKIK, from the coding sequence ATGAACAATAAACCGCTGCGCCCGCTGTACACGATTCCTTATGCGGCTTGGATTCTTCTCTTTGTTATCGCGCCGATTGCACTTATCATTTACTATTCATTTTTCGACTTGGCAGGACATTTCACTTTTGACAACTATAAAAACTTTTTCTCTTCTGTCTATTTGAAACTGACAATCAGTTCATTCTGGTATGCATTTCTTATTACGTTGTTCACGTTACTGTTTTCGTATCCGACCGCCTATTTCCTGACGAAAACGAAGCATAAGCAACTTTGGCTCTTGCTCATTATTATTCCGTCTTGGATTAACCTCCTTCTAAAAACGTATGCATTCATCGGACTTTTTGGTCTCTATGGTCCAATCAATGCGTTGTTGGAAACGATGGGGATTGGCAAGCAGCAAATTCTTTTCACCGATTTCAGTTTTGTTTTCGTGTCTGTTTACATTTTCATCCCGTTCATGATTTTGCCGATTTTCAATTCACTTGACAAGTTGAATCCGGCTCTTATAGACGCTTCACGTGACTTAGGAGCAAATTCGTGGACAACTTTCAGGCGCGTCATTTGGCCTTTAACATTAAACGGCGTGAAATCAGGCATCCAAGTTGTTTTCATCCCTGCCCTATCGTTATTCATGATTACTCGACTTATTGCGGGAAACAAAGTCATCACTCTTGGGACTGCAATTGAACAGCAATTCCTTGTCACCCAGAACTGGGGAATGGGTTCGACGATTGCCGTCTTCCTAATTTTATTTATGTTTATCATCATGTTAATCACAAGTAGCAATGATAGGGGGACGACAATCAATGGAAAAATTAAGTAA